One part of the Sphingobium yanoikuyae genome encodes these proteins:
- a CDS encoding DUF4175 family protein, with product MSADALLSTWLTPSRRRVRFDTLLLGLPILLLAGALVWRSAGLVPAAILLLLGAGLLGTLVIRRARRFDQAWLVRRLDASRADLEDSSALLFADPQALGPLQRLQRARLDQRLGQGMPEELAPDWSRRAIIALWAVALLGIAALLLWPRSATKPVVLAPAAEGIAAKPGIPRLVAQNLRIIPPAYTGLPLRDEAKLDARAPLGSRLEWTFRFDPQASAPALLPLGGAAVALRRDGDHWIASRTLDASFLYRVDPASGRGPLPPLHRIDGVADALPQVKLIAPAASLNMVTPGQRSWTPVFAASDDYGVAATARLRITLAIGEGENIRFTEREIAVSGTGLARDRRFAPRIDFGALGFSAGGDMVVQIIIRDNRAPSPQEVRGPSVILRWPAAKAPESGGLQGMVNTTLPAYFRSQRQIIIDAEALLKRKRSLSADKYLSQSNGIGNDQKILRGRYSQFLGGESEGEPSLSTADADGHGEGDGHDHGPPVATPNVFGEKEDVLAEFGHPHDESPASSLAPETRAILKQAVDEMWQSEMQLKQGRPDLALPFAYKALRFIKEVQQATRIFLSRVGPELPPIDPARRMTGKREGIAGHFEPLVAVEGDDGPAAAAWRGLAQGPVPLDALEGWARTNATRLPDPLALSGAIDAVRREPGCTACRDKLRAQLWMAMERPSGGVARRRPADATGARYLGTIGGRP from the coding sequence ATGAGTGCCGACGCCTTGCTCTCCACCTGGCTGACGCCCAGTCGCCGGCGCGTGCGGTTTGATACGCTGCTGCTCGGCCTGCCGATCCTGCTGCTGGCGGGCGCGCTGGTCTGGCGTTCCGCCGGACTGGTGCCGGCCGCCATCCTGCTGCTGCTCGGCGCTGGCCTGCTCGGCACCCTCGTCATCCGCCGCGCCCGGCGTTTCGATCAGGCCTGGCTGGTCCGCCGTCTCGATGCTAGCCGCGCCGATCTGGAGGATAGCAGTGCGCTGCTCTTCGCCGATCCGCAAGCGCTGGGGCCGCTGCAACGGCTGCAACGCGCTCGGCTCGACCAGCGGTTGGGGCAGGGCATGCCGGAGGAACTGGCGCCGGACTGGTCGCGCCGCGCGATCATCGCGCTTTGGGCCGTGGCCCTGCTCGGCATCGCGGCCCTGCTGCTCTGGCCGCGTAGCGCGACCAAGCCGGTCGTGCTCGCGCCCGCCGCCGAGGGCATCGCGGCCAAACCCGGCATCCCGCGCCTGGTCGCACAAAATCTGCGCATCATCCCGCCCGCTTATACCGGCCTGCCGCTGCGCGACGAAGCCAAGCTCGACGCCCGCGCGCCGCTCGGATCACGCCTCGAATGGACCTTCCGCTTCGATCCGCAGGCAAGCGCGCCGGCGTTGCTGCCGCTGGGCGGCGCCGCCGTGGCGCTGCGCCGTGACGGCGATCACTGGATCGCCAGCCGCACGCTGGATGCCTCCTTCCTCTACCGCGTCGATCCGGCATCCGGGCGCGGGCCGCTGCCGCCGCTGCACCGGATCGACGGCGTCGCCGATGCGCTGCCGCAGGTGAAGCTGATCGCGCCCGCCGCCAGCCTCAACATGGTGACGCCGGGCCAGCGCAGCTGGACGCCGGTCTTCGCCGCGAGCGACGATTATGGCGTCGCCGCCACCGCCCGGCTGCGCATCACCCTGGCGATTGGCGAGGGCGAGAATATCCGCTTCACCGAGCGCGAGATCGCCGTGTCCGGCACCGGCCTGGCGCGCGACCGGCGCTTCGCCCCGCGCATCGATTTCGGCGCGCTCGGCTTTTCGGCCGGTGGCGACATGGTGGTGCAGATCATCATCCGCGACAATCGCGCACCGTCGCCGCAGGAGGTGCGCGGCCCCAGCGTCATCCTGCGCTGGCCCGCGGCCAAGGCGCCCGAAAGCGGCGGCCTGCAGGGCATGGTCAACACCACTTTGCCGGCCTATTTCCGCAGCCAGCGCCAGATCATCATCGATGCCGAGGCGCTGCTGAAGCGCAAGCGCAGCCTGTCGGCCGACAAATATCTGTCGCAATCCAACGGCATCGGTAATGATCAGAAAATCCTGCGCGGCCGCTACAGCCAGTTCCTGGGCGGCGAGAGCGAAGGCGAACCCAGCCTGTCGACCGCCGATGCGGATGGCCATGGCGAGGGTGACGGCCATGATCATGGTCCGCCGGTCGCGACCCCCAATGTCTTTGGCGAGAAGGAGGATGTGCTCGCCGAATTCGGCCATCCGCACGATGAATCGCCCGCCTCCAGCCTGGCCCCGGAAACCCGCGCGATCCTGAAACAGGCGGTGGATGAGATGTGGCAGTCGGAAATGCAGTTGAAGCAGGGCCGACCGGACCTGGCCTTGCCCTTCGCCTACAAGGCGCTGCGCTTCATCAAGGAAGTGCAGCAGGCGACCCGCATCTTCCTGTCGCGGGTCGGCCCGGAACTGCCGCCGATCGATCCCGCCCGGCGCATGACCGGCAAGCGCGAGGGGATAGCCGGCCATTTCGAGCCGCTGGTCGCGGTCGAGGGCGATGACGGCCCGGCCGCCGCCGCTTGGCGCGGGCTGGCGCAAGGACCGGTGCCGCTCGACGCGCTGGAGGGCTGGGCCCGCACCAACGCCACGCGCCTGCCCGATCCCCTGGCATTGAGCGGTGCGATCGACGCGGTCCGTCGTGAACCGGGCTGCACCGCCTGTCGCGACAAGCTACGCGCGCAATTGTGGATGGCGATGGAGCGGCCGTCCGGTGGCGTGGCGCGGCGCCGCCCGGCCGACGCGACCGGCGCCCGCTATCTCGGTACGATCGGGGGACGGCCATGA